In a genomic window of Bacillota bacterium:
- the trxB gene encoding thioredoxin-disulfide reductase — protein sequence MEKQDIVIIGGGPAGLAAGIYASRAALKVTLLEQGMPGGLMANTEIIENYPGFAEGIGGPELTMRMQEQAVRFGLQIDNTGVECIKSTGKEFEIKTDEDTISSKTVILASGASPRWLNVKGEKEFHGKGVSYCATCDGAFFKDKTVAVVGGGDAAVEEALFLTKFAEKVYIIHRRDELRATKVIQSKALQNSKIKIEWNSIVDEIKGSSTVENIMLRDTQDNSTRELHVDGIFIYVGTKPSSELVADMAELDPKGYIVTDDEMKTSQPGLFAAGDVRQKLLRQVVTAVADGAIAAFAAEKYLEDNAAKK from the coding sequence TTGGAAAAGCAAGACATTGTAATCATCGGTGGTGGCCCGGCCGGCCTTGCAGCGGGTATATATGCGTCAAGGGCAGCCCTTAAGGTTACTCTATTGGAACAGGGAATGCCCGGTGGGTTGATGGCGAATACCGAAATTATAGAAAACTATCCTGGGTTTGCCGAAGGTATCGGCGGACCGGAATTAACAATGCGGATGCAGGAACAGGCAGTTCGTTTTGGATTACAAATTGATAACACCGGCGTGGAGTGCATTAAATCCACAGGCAAAGAATTTGAAATCAAAACTGACGAAGATACTATATCTTCAAAAACCGTTATTCTTGCTTCCGGTGCCTCTCCCCGGTGGCTGAATGTAAAAGGTGAAAAAGAATTTCACGGCAAAGGTGTTTCTTACTGCGCCACCTGCGACGGTGCATTTTTTAAGGATAAAACTGTTGCCGTGGTGGGAGGCGGAGATGCTGCCGTTGAGGAAGCACTCTTCTTAACTAAATTTGCCGAAAAAGTGTACATAATTCACCGCCGGGATGAATTGCGGGCTACTAAAGTGATCCAGTCAAAAGCTTTGCAAAACTCTAAAATAAAAATAGAATGGAATAGTATTGTAGATGAAATAAAAGGCTCCTCTACCGTAGAAAACATTATGCTGCGTGATACCCAGGACAATTCCACCAGAGAATTACACGTTGACGGTATTTTTATTTATGTAGGAACCAAGCCTAGTTCCGAACTTGTGGCCGACATGGCCGAGCTGGATCCCAAGGGTTATATTGTAACAGATGATGAAATGAAAACTTCACAACCGGGCCTTTTCGCTGCCGGAGACGTAAGGCAAAAGCTTCTCAGGCAAGTAGTAACCGCAGTTGCCGATGGTGCAATTGCAGCCTTCGCAGCAGAAAAGTACCTGGAGGATAATGCCGCAAAAAAGTAG
- a CDS encoding helix-turn-helix transcriptional regulator, whose protein sequence is MRERKSRFKILNLEAIDLPGLKDGLIGRRIKDARLKLGLTQERLAARANLHYSYVGQVERGNKIPSLKTLSKISRALNLKVEDLIGESENESQSNISSRDLLTQELLLLVRECSASELKLYILLISQIKDYMGKLEYYASKQKE, encoded by the coding sequence ATACGTGAAAGGAAAAGTCGATTTAAGATTTTGAATTTGGAGGCGATTGATTTGCCCGGGCTGAAGGATGGTTTGATTGGGCGTCGTATAAAGGATGCAAGGCTTAAACTGGGCCTTACCCAAGAGCGCCTGGCTGCGAGGGCAAATTTACATTACAGTTATGTAGGCCAGGTGGAAAGGGGTAACAAGATTCCTTCTCTTAAGACCTTAAGTAAGATTTCCAGGGCGTTAAATTTAAAAGTAGAGGATTTAATAGGAGAAAGTGAAAATGAAAGCCAGAGTAACATTTCCTCTCGGGATTTGTTAACTCAAGAGTTGCTGCTGTTAGTGCGGGAGTGTTCTGCAAGTGAGCTGAAACTATATATTCTACTGATCAGTCAAATCAAAGATTACATGGGAAAATTAGAATACTATGCCAGTAAGCAAAAAGAGTAA
- a CDS encoding MTAP family purine nucleoside phosphorylase, giving the protein MSKDLIPDSNFAIIGGSSTFSLNFPEDLNNDYANLEIKDSDMVFSTPYGETPPFKFFTIDGKSVLTVKMHGWRHGVPRGLASQQVFWVLQQAGVHQIIVEGGVGAINHLLRPKDLLVPSDYLDFTMRKDVGLGGQHLLIMRDPVCSEIKISLLQAIEENKPVDARVFDRGIYAVTDGRHFESRAEIAMLKNMGADIVGQSMCPEVYLAREIGACYARLDMVVNYAEGIVEDWKHDELKEIYYGEAMQIGKILLDTVSLTEPRKRCECVELRKETILK; this is encoded by the coding sequence ATGAGCAAAGATTTAATTCCTGATTCTAATTTTGCTATCATAGGCGGTTCCAGTACTTTTTCGCTTAACTTTCCTGAAGATTTAAATAACGATTATGCTAATTTAGAAATTAAGGATAGTGACATGGTTTTTTCTACTCCTTACGGTGAAACCCCTCCATTTAAGTTTTTTACGATAGATGGAAAAAGCGTTTTAACGGTGAAAATGCATGGCTGGCGCCACGGGGTTCCCAGGGGATTAGCATCCCAGCAGGTGTTCTGGGTTCTACAACAGGCCGGTGTCCACCAGATCATAGTGGAGGGCGGCGTGGGTGCTATCAATCACCTGCTAAGACCTAAAGACCTGCTGGTACCCTCAGATTATTTAGATTTTACCATGCGTAAAGATGTAGGCCTTGGAGGCCAACACCTGCTTATCATGCGCGACCCGGTCTGCTCAGAAATAAAAATATCTTTACTTCAGGCCATAGAGGAGAATAAACCTGTTGATGCCCGTGTTTTTGACCGCGGCATCTATGCAGTGACCGACGGCAGGCACTTTGAGAGCAGGGCAGAGATTGCCATGCTAAAAAACATGGGAGCAGACATTGTAGGGCAGAGCATGTGCCCTGAGGTATACTTGGCCAGGGAAATAGGGGCATGTTATGCCAGGTTAGACATGGTGGTCAATTATGCTGAGGGAATAGTGGAAGATTGGAAGCACGACGAGCTAAAAGAAATATATTACGGAGAGGCAATGCAAATAGGGAAGATTCTCTTGGATACCGTTTCCTTAACAGAGCCCAGAAAAAGATGTGAATGTGTTGAGCTAAGAAAAGAGACTATCCTAAAATAA
- a CDS encoding methyltransferase domain-containing protein, whose translation MGQYAGLAGVYDYLVQGVDFEGWIDYVEQILKKFNTSAVSVADLACGTGNTSIPFARRGYLTTGIDIAPEMITLAREKAHAQGIDIQFAEQDMRVLHLPRKFDLITCFHDGLNYLLSQEDLRKVFQGVHKNLVPGGMFIFDLNAVKWLSGSKRETNCIDEPELTIVWESFYDHSQSIWQIDVIGFMKQGSHYKKFKESHQEKAYSPAEIIPLLEQSGFKFLDVYDAFTFNPPDDNSLRHFYIASS comes from the coding sequence TTGGGTCAGTACGCTGGGTTAGCAGGGGTTTACGATTACCTGGTGCAGGGTGTAGATTTTGAGGGATGGATAGATTACGTGGAGCAAATATTGAAAAAATTTAATACTTCGGCAGTTTCCGTTGCCGACCTGGCCTGCGGCACCGGAAATACTAGCATTCCCTTTGCCCGGCGGGGATACCTTACCACTGGAATTGATATAGCACCGGAAATGATTACCCTGGCCAGAGAAAAGGCCCATGCGCAAGGTATTGATATCCAGTTTGCCGAGCAGGATATGAGAGTGCTTCACTTGCCCCGTAAGTTTGACCTCATTACATGCTTTCACGACGGGCTTAATTATTTACTTTCCCAGGAAGACTTAAGAAAAGTATTCCAAGGTGTACATAAAAACCTGGTTCCCGGAGGAATGTTTATATTTGATTTGAATGCGGTTAAATGGCTTTCAGGCAGTAAAAGAGAAACTAACTGCATTGATGAACCTGAACTTACCATAGTTTGGGAAAGTTTTTATGACCACTCCCAATCCATCTGGCAAATCGATGTAATAGGCTTTATGAAACAAGGAAGTCATTATAAAAAGTTTAAAGAAAGCCATCAAGAAAAGGCATATTCTCCTGCAGAAATAATACCCCTTTTGGAACAATCAGGATTTAAATTTTTAGATGTGTACGATGCCTTTACTTTTAACCCACCGGACGATAACAGCCTCCGACATTTTTACATAGCATCCAGCTAA
- a CDS encoding adenylate kinase, producing MNLLIMGPPGAGKGTQAERLVKEVDITHISTGDMFRAAIKEGTDMGKKAKEFMDQGALVPDEVVVGMVKERLSKPDCEKGFLLDGFPRTLEQAKSLDETLKDLNIKIDGVINIAVPRERLMARLTGRRICKDCGVSFHVMFNKPKEEGKCDACGGELYQRSDDNEEAVGKRLDVYEQQTQPLIDYYTNQGLLLEINGDQDINKVLDDVLAAVKK from the coding sequence GTGAATTTACTTATTATGGGACCACCGGGAGCCGGTAAAGGAACCCAAGCTGAAAGACTAGTTAAAGAAGTGGATATTACCCACATTTCTACAGGCGATATGTTCCGTGCTGCCATTAAAGAAGGCACAGATATGGGCAAAAAGGCCAAGGAATTTATGGACCAGGGTGCTCTGGTTCCTGATGAAGTTGTAGTGGGAATGGTTAAAGAGCGTCTTTCCAAGCCTGACTGTGAAAAAGGCTTTTTGCTAGACGGTTTTCCCAGGACCCTTGAACAGGCGAAGTCATTGGACGAGACATTAAAAGACCTGAACATAAAGATCGACGGTGTAATTAACATTGCAGTACCCAGGGAAAGATTAATGGCCAGATTAACCGGGCGTAGGATTTGTAAGGATTGCGGTGTCAGCTTCCACGTAATGTTTAATAAGCCCAAAGAAGAGGGAAAATGTGATGCGTGCGGGGGAGAGCTTTACCAGCGCAGCGATGACAACGAAGAGGCAGTAGGCAAGCGCCTGGACGTATACGAGCAGCAAACACAACCCTTGATTGATTACTACACCAATCAAGGCCTCCTACTGGAAATCAACGGAGACCAGGACATCAACAAAGTTCTGGACGATGTGCTTGCAGCAGTAAAGAAGTAA